The DNA segment GAGGCGATTGTTACGGCAGTTTCCGAAATGTCGGCTACGCGCACAGGTGCTTTATTGGTATTGGGCAAACGCTCCGAACTTCAACAATACATGGATACGGGCAATACGTTAGACGCGACTATTTCGGCGCGTCTGATTTTGTCTATTTTCTATAAAAATAGCCCTATGCACGATGGTGCAGCCATTATTACTAGCAATAAACTGCGATCTGCGGGCTGTATTCTGCCACTAACCGATAATATGGATTTGCCTCCACATTTGGGTTTGCGCCACAGGGCAGGAATTGGCGTAACAGAGCTTACCGATAGCTTAGTGATCATTGTTTCGGAAGAAACTGGCATCGTGTCTATTGCCCGTAGCGGCAAACTTTCTGCACTTTCGGGGCCTAACACTTTACGCGAGAAATTGCAGGAATATGCAATGTAGTAGTGTTATTGATTTGCGTTGCATTATTTTTTTTTAGAATTTTGAAAAAAAATAAAATTTTGTAAAGCAGAACTTCTGCCAATGAAAAGACTTTTTAGGCACTTTTTTTGTAGCCTAAAAGCCGAAAAATTACAATTTATACAAACGAAAAGCAGGTTTATTGTTAAAAAGAAAAATATAACTTTTTGAAGTTTGTATGGCTTTGATGCAGAAATTTCGCAACATGATTTTTATTTTAAAAATATTTTTAACTTTGATTATTCAATTACAAAAACCCTTTTTTTCACAATGACCAAAAAAATACTAACACTCCTCTCTGCCTCTGTGTTAGGTAGCACAGTGGCGTTGGCTGGTGGCTACCAAGTGGCCATCCAGAGCCAAAGACAAATCGGTATGGGACATACTGGTACAGGTTTGGCAAATGATGCTTCAAGCATTTTCTTTAATCCTGGTGCGTTGAGCTTTACTAAAAAGAACAATGTAATATTAGGTGCAAGTTTCATTAACTCTGGTGTTGCTTTTCGTGCACCATCGACAAGTACCACGACAGCCAAAACAGAAAACCCAGTAAGTACACCATTCAATGTGTATGCTTCGTTTGCAGCTAAAGAAGATAGCAAACTAAAGTTTGGTTTGGGGGTGTTTACACCTTATGGTAGTACCGTAAAATGGGGCGACGATTGGAAAGGTAAATACGTTCTGACGCAACTTGAGTTGCGTGCTATTTACGTACAACCAACCGTAAGCTATAAAATCAATGATAAATTGGGCATTGGCGTAGGTTTGGATTATGTGAACGGCTACGTGAA comes from the Flexibacter flexilis DSM 6793 genome and includes:
- the cdaA gene encoding diadenylate cyclase CdaA — encoded protein: MIRIGFLEISWIDVVDVLLVSYLIYRFYKLIRGSVAVRIFTGIISIYLLYLIVKSVGMELLTAILGQFIGLGMVAALILFQPEIRKFLLSVGRTSFFKSGILNGSLLSPDPLGTDLNIEAIVTAVSEMSATRTGALLVLGKRSELQQYMDTGNTLDATISARLILSIFYKNSPMHDGAAIITSNKLRSAGCILPLTDNMDLPPHLGLRHRAGIGVTELTDSLVIIVSEETGIVSIARSGKLSALSGPNTLREKLQEYAM